In Nostoc edaphicum CCNP1411, the sequence TATCCCCAGTATACAAAGCACGTCCGACAATCACACCAGTCACGCCTTGAGGTTCTAACGCCAACAAACTCAACAAATCGGTGACAGAACTTACCCCGCCAGAGGCAATTATCGGGATGGAAATTGCCGCTGCAAGTTCTCGCAAAGCTTCCAAATTCGGGCCTGTGAGTGTACCGTCTCGGTGGATATCTGTGTAAATTATGGCGGCTGCACCCAATTCTTGCATTTGTACAGCTAATTGGGTTGCTAAAACTTCTGAGGTTTCTAACCAACCGCGAGTTGCTACTAGGCCGTTACGGGCATCAATACCGATGATAATTTGTTCAGGAAATTCTTGACAGAGTTCTTGTACTAGCTGGGGTTGTTCTACGGCGATAGTGCCAAGAATTGCCCACTGTATGCCGAGATTGAATACTTGTTGCACGCTGGTGCGATCGCGCAATCCTCCACCAATTTCAATGGGAACTGACACTGCATGAGCGATCGCTTCAATTGCCCTCAAGTTTACTACTTTACCTGCTTTGGCCCCGTCCAAATCAACTATATGCAATCTGGTAGCACCTTCATCTACCCACTGTTTGGCAACATCAGCAGGATTTTCGCTAAAAACTTGCGAGCGATCGTAGTCTCCCTGATACAGTCGCACACAGTGACCTTCTAGTAAATCAATCGCTGGAATTACGTCCATTTAATTTTTCCTCTAAACTCAATGCAATCAAAACGCTAGCTATATAGCGGTTTTCGATAAGCGTGAAGTACAATTTTGACCTCTCTCCTAAAAGGAGAGAGGCTTTGAATTGTTCCCCCTTCCCGCCTTCGGGAAGGGGGTTAGGTCTATTTGCACACCTGTACCTCACCGGATTGAAAATGGCTATAGCTGAATTTACTATTTTTCATTTTTTATTTGTAATTGCCGTACAGCTTGTCCAAAACCCAGCACAAGCAAAATATTTGAAAGCGTCAAAAATACTTCTGCACCACCGTGCAACCAATCTACATTGGCTAAAGACTCGCCATAATGCAATTGGGCGTAAATTCCGGCGGGGATGGTGATGGCAACAAAGACGAGAGTGCCGTAAAATCCATACAGCGCTAAACGCGGCATTTGCGGACTACGGCTGATAAACCACAAGAAACCCAAATAGGGAAACAGTGAAAGTGCAAACAGGGTTTCTTTAGAAATCATTGCTCTGATTTGATAGGTTCTGGTTCAACAGTGTTAGAAGATTTGGTAGAACGCCAAATCAAATACGCCGCTGCCCAAAGCGTAAAATTACCAACTAAGGTCATGGTAGCTTGAAGCGTTACCATCCATTCTAGAGATTCGGCGTTGTCGAAGTAATGCCAGGTACAGGCACACATAGCGCTGACTAAAGCTGGTAACATGGCAAGGGATAATCCCCACCAATTGCGGTTATTAGTCAGTTCGCCGTAAGTCCAGATTAACCAAATGGCGACAATCCACTCAATAACGCTAGAAACATGAATAATCCAGGTGGGAATCGATAAGACGTGCATAAGAAAGTTAGGAGTTAGGAGTTGGGAGAGACGCGATTAATCGCGTACAGGAGTTAGAGGTTGTTTGAAAAGTGTTTCGCTGTGACTTTAGGCACTTTTAGATCCCCCCTAACCCCCCTTAAAAAGGGGGGAACCGGAATCAAAGTCCCCCTTTTTAAGGGGGATTTAGGGGGATCTAAAATTTTTGATATCGGTTAAGAGGACTTTTTAAACATCCTCTTAGGAATCCTTTTTATCTTCCTTTGTTACGAAGTTTGAAAATAAAAATTGTGAATTACTCTACTATTTATCTGTAACAAGTACAGATGTTTTGTATAAAAAAGTTGTTAATCTAAAATCCAAAATGGTCAAGATGCGGGCGTTATTGTCTGGGTATTACGGTAAAGGTAATGGTGGTGACGAAGCTTTATTGGCAACGCTTTTGCAAATGTTACCATCTCACGTAACGCCTGTGGTGCTTTCTGGTAATCCAGAGGAAACCCGCGATCGCTACAATGTAGAAACCTGCGATCGCATGGCTCCTTTAGCTGTACTGCAAGCTTTACGCTCAAGTGATGCCTTGATTTGGGGCGGTGGCAGTCTTATTCAAGATGTTACCAGTACCATCAGCCCATTTTATTATGGGGGACTGATGGCATTGGCGCAGAAAATGGGTTTGAAAACTGTTGCTTGGGCGCAGGGTATTGGCCCGTTACTGCGTCCGCAAACTCGTTGGTTGGCACGGCAAACCTTTGGTAATTGTACCAAAATCAGTGTCCGCGATCGCGCCAGTGCGGCTTTATTATCTGATTGGCAGATTCCTTGTATCATAGCTCCTGACCCGGTTTGGGCGTTGGAATCTAAACCAGTTCCAGGACTTTGGGATTTACCAGCGCCGAGAGTTGCGGTAACGTTGCGATCGCATCCCCAACTTACAGAAACACGTTTAGCAAACTTAACTCGTGCTTTGGTTGACTTTCAAAAAGCTACGCAGGCTTTTATTTTATTACTGCCATTTCAAAAAAGTGAAGATTTAAGTATTGCCGAAGCTATTCAACCACATCTTAAAGATGTCAGCAAGATTTTATGTCTGGAAGATCCACAACTTTTAAAAGGTGTGTTTCGCGGTGTCGAAATGGCAATTGGGATGCGTTTGCACAGCTTAATTATGGCTGCATCTGTTGGTTGTCGCTGTTTTGCTCTTAGTTATGACCCCAAGGTAAATCGTCTTATGGAAGACTTGGAAATGCCTGGGTGGGATTTGGCGAGTTTACCCGATGACCCCAATTTAATTAGTCTGACTTGGATGGAGCACTATGCTAACGGTGATCCGTTATCACCAGAGCAAATAAAATCTTTAGTAGATAGGGCATTAATACACCGCGAGTTATTGAGCCAAGCTTTTTTATGAGAAGGAGTCAGAAGACAGAATGGGCTACGCCCCGCTGCGCTAACAGAATTCAGAATACCCCATGCCTGAAGTCAGGGGTAACAATCGGAAAGAATTTAATATCACGCGCGTTTAAAATCGGGTGCTTTAAACCTCGATTCTCCATCCAGTCGGACAGAATCCATTCTGGATTCTGGCTCCTGAATTCTTCTTTGGTAATAATTAACTTAAAAAGGGGGGTTAGGAGGGATCTAAAAGTGCTTATAGTTATAGCGAAACACTTTTCAAACAACCTCTAACCTACCGAGCCAGCCTTCCCTATCTCTCCTAAAAGGAGCTACGGTGTATTCTCTTATAGTTGGAAGGGAGTAATTGTCAAAATTTTGTAAATTGATTATGAAAATACTTAAGTATCCTTTCTTACGAAAAACTTCAGGGATATTATGTAGAAGATACATACATAATTGTTGCTAATGATCAGCTTTGGCTTTTGGAACCTACTTATAATAACTGTTGTTGCTTTAGTTCTCAAAAATAATTGGCGATTAGATGATGAAAAAGTAGCCTGGAAAAATTCTTTATTTTTAAAATCCCCTGTAATCCAACGGTTGATGCAATTTTTTCGTCAACCAATTGTTAGCTTTCTGATCCAAGCAGGTGTTGTCTTAGTCGTTACAAGATTCCTTTGTTATACAGGTTGGCTAGTTTATTTACTAAATCAACCAGATCCACCCTTATGGGATTTTAAGTGGTTTTATGTAGCGAGTAAATTAGCTCATCAGCATTTGAGTCCCTTTAATGCCGAGATTTTTAATCGAAGTTTCTGTATCCTAACTAATGCGTGTGGCTTTATTCCACCCTTTGTCTATCCACCTAATATTATTCCTCTTATTTGGTTTGTCGGTTATTTTTCGAGTAGTACTGCATTTAGTATCTGGATTGGAATGCATGTATTAGCAATCGGTTTGGCCTTATGGGGAGCTAATATCCTGCTGGAGTCTAAGTCGCTAGCTTTCAGAACTATTTGTACAATCTCGGTTGCATTGATTTATGGTTTAGTTCGCGATCTTCAAGTTGGTAATATTGCCATATTCGTTGCAGTTTTGATCTTATGGATGTTTATCTGGGCTAAAAAAAATCAGGATATTCCAGCAGGAATTTGCTTAGGTATTGCTGTTTGTAAACCAACATTAGCTGCATTATTCATTCTGTATTTTCTACTTAAAAGACGGTTCTCTTTAGTTTTTGTATCTGTTGTCACAGGAACTGCTCTAGTATTTTTAGGTCTAGCCTTGACGGGCAATTCTTTGACACAATTCCTACCAGATGCATCTCGTGGATTTTCACTCTGGCTAAATGATCCATCGAATAGTCCCTATCTTTCGATTAGTCGCATCGATTTGAAGGTGGTGGGCCCAAGATTATTTCCCAATAATCCATTCTTTGCCAAGCTATTTTCAGACTTAATTGTTCTGATACTTGTTGGTTTAGTGGGTTGGTATTGGTATTTGCAACAATCTCTCACAGCCTGGGCAAAGGAAATATACTTAGCAGAATTGGTACTAGTTTCTTGCTTGAGTATTGCCATTAACTATTCACAGCAAACTGGTTCTGTGATGTTAATACCGGCTGTGGTTTTTTTGCTAAATGATTTGCTGTATCAAATTAGGCATTGTAAATTTTCTAGAACAAGAATGTCTGTTTGGTTAGCAGGAGTTTGCTGTCTAGCAGTGCAAACAGCGGTAATTCATGGCTGGCTTATCGGCTCTCTAGCAAAGCACTGGAAGGTGAAAGCAGGGGAATTGCCATACATTATAAAAGTAACTATTTTCGCCCTACCGAGTTATGCCATTTTAGCAATCACCGTCAGTATTTTAGTCTTAGCAATTAGCTCCCTGCGTCAAAAACCGATTCTGAAATTTCAACCTTTGAATCGGGTGTCAATTTACCGCTAACAATACCTGACCATTGAACTTTTTTCTCTTTCTCTCGGCGGTAAGAAAAGAAATGCTCTGGAGTTTGGAAAGTACAATAAGGTGCGATCGCAATTTGTTCTGCACTAATCCCCAAATTTTCCAGTTGTAAGGTATTCACTCGTCGGACATCCAGCCGTACCTTGCCAGGATTGGGGTCTTCTTGCAAAGGTGAATTTGGTAACTCATATAATACAGTGATAATTTTTTCTTCGCTTTCGTGTGGTATAATGCTAGCCCCGATTTCCGCAGCCACTTCAATCGAGACTTGGTAAACCTCACCAGCGATCGCGGGGCCCATCGCAATGCGTAAATCATCGAGTTTACTGCCTTGAGATTGTAGTCGAGCGATCGCTTGGGGGACAATCTTCTTGGCAGTTCCCCGCCAGCCTGCGTGTAATGCTGCCACTCGTCCAGTTTTCACATCCCCAATCAGCACGGGTGTACAATCTGCACTAGCAACCCAAACAGCTTGTAGAGGCTGCTCACTCATTAAACCATCCGCCGACGCTAAATCCTCCTCAGCAGAGCTTAAGAAGCTTTCAACTTCTTGGGGGGTGAGAACAGTATTGCCATGAACCTGCTTTAAGCGATAGACTGATGCCTCTGGTTGCAATACTTCTGTGATAACTTGTGGCGATCGCGGCCAAAACTGCTGTGTAAAGAAGCCGTGATGCCAATGTTCCAGAATACTACAAGTTAGATAAGGCAGTCCTTCCCAATTGCGCCAGTGCCAAGTGTGCATCTTCAACCAAACCTAAACAGAAATCACTCATCAGCCAATCAATGCTAACTTGAACAACGGAATTTGGGTTAACTGCTGTGGGATTTAATCTGCAAAACTTGGAAGCAGCCTTGCAAGCAGGGCGTCAGTATACATATTTACCATTTTCCCTTCACTTTTTTGAAAGCGTCTCCTCAACTAACCAAACCCTCTGGGACTTACTCAACCAAGGGGCTATTTCAGGAACAGTAGTAATTGCAACTCAGCAATCCGCTGGGCGGGGACAATGGGGACGCCAGTGGATTTCTCCGGTTGGTGGATTATATGTTTCCGTGGGGATTTCTTTTGACCACAAAATAGAAGCTACTGACAGCTACCAGCTAACTTTCGCTAGTGCTTGGGGAATTGCGTCTCAATTGCGCCAATCCGGTATAGATGTTGGGATAAAATGGCCCAATGATTTAGTTTTAAATGGTCGCAAACTAGGCGGCATTTTGACAGAAACCAAAGTAAACAAAGGACAAATCACCCAAGCAGTAATTGGTGTTGGCATTAACTGGACAAACCCAGTACCAAAAACTGGAATTAATCTAGAATCGTGGCAAACATCCCAAGATTTCAGACCAATTTCTTGTCTGGAAATGCTAACCTCTATCGTCTTGCGGGGAATAGAATCCGGTATGGAGTGCCTTTGTCAAGAAGGAGTAAGCATACTCTTGTCTCGCTATTTAGACTTGCTTACAAATATGGGCGATCGGGTGTATGTCAATAATCTTTCAGGTACAGTAGTTGGGGTAACTTCTCAAGGAAATTTACGAGTTGATTTAGAAACAGATGATACAAAGGAACTAATTACACCGGAAATTTATATTGAACCCGGTACAATCAGTTTGGGGTACCATAAATCTTCCGTTTAAATTTGAGGTTTGTTCAAAATTTCGCTCTTTGGGCAAGACAAACCACTAGCATCATCTCTTTAGGCTAATTACACACAACTGAGAGAACAAATGACGCAGCGCAATAATTCTGCCCCTCATCGTTTGCATTACTTATGGCAGCAAGGTTTAACGAAAAAACGTTTTGCCTCAACCCTACCAGCCCAGAGCCTCTGTTGGCTGAGTAGCGTTAGCCTCCTGGGCGGCGGCTTTGTGTTTGCCCAAACGGAAACACAAATAGACAACATCGTTCCCACTGTTGAAAGTTCCCAGCCAACAGCATTTACAAATCCAGTTAAAAAGCAGACTGTTGCGCCCCAAGCCGCGCCAGCACAACCGGAATTTTCCCAACGGCGAGCCAGACTCAAACAAAGATTACGCCAGCCAGAGGTTGCTCAATCAAAAGAGCCAGTTAGGCAGTCTACACCCAAAATTGAAGCTGCTGAACCTGTTGTGATTATCAGACAGTCAAAGCCCAAGGTAGAAGCCTCCCAGGTTACTCCTACAAGGGTGAGACAGGAAAAACCCAATACTCCTGCCCGCTCTTTACCTGAAAAACTCCCAGAAGTTGCTCAACCATCAAATAACTCGAACAATACTGTTAGGGCAACGGCGGGGAAAACCAAGGATTATAATAACGCCTATATTGATCCTAATAGTTATGACAGTGGTGCAACAGGTACTTATCAAGCACCAAATTCTGTAATTCTCACAGAACGTTCCAGTGGTTGTCGAGCCATTTTGCCTTCAGGGCAAAGCGTATTAGGCAGCGTTTGCGCCAAAGTACCCCAAAGGAGTGTAGCTGATTCTAATGGTAAAATAGCACCTAATTGGCTCAAAAGAAGTCAAAATGCCCAATTAGCAAACGTTCCACCTGGGCGGCAAGTTGCAACTACTGGCAATACCAGCAGATGGCGTGCTGCTCAAAGTGGTTCTAGCGGTGTCACCAAGAGCGGATTTCGCCCTAATCGGTTTATCCCCACTCCCGGCGAATTCAGCCCCACAACAGTAAGTGCAACTCCCATCGCACCCAGTGGCGGAACTTTACCACCACCAATGGCAGATGGCAATATTGCACCCCGCCCCAGCAACGTAGCTTACGACTTCTCACTAGCATCAGTATTGCCGCAAATCCCCTATACGGGAAGAGTTGCATATAGTGGTACGGGAATGATGTATCCCTTGTCTATTCCCGCTTCCATCACTTCTGTATTTGGTTGGCGAGTTCATCCAATCACAGGTAATCAACGGTTCCATGCTGGTACAGACTTGGGTGCGCCCACGGGTACACCAGTTTTGGCCGCTGCTGCTGGTCAAGTGGAGACTGCTAACTGGTTGGGCGGTTATGGTTTAACCGTTACCCTGAATCATAAATCGGCTCAACAAACCCTCTACGGTCACATGTCAGAAATCTTTGTTCAACCCGGTCAGTGGGTAGAGCCTGGAACTGTCATCGGTCGAGTTGGCAGCACAGGCAACTCCACAGGCCCTCACCTGCACTTTGAAGTCCGTCATCTGTCACCAAATGGGTGGGTTGCTGTTGACCCAGGCGTGCAGTTACAAAGTGGCCTCAGTCAGTTAGTACTAGGCTTACAAACTACTCAGGTAAGCCAGAAACCAGGTAGCTAGAAGAAGCAGGGGGGCAGAGGGAGCAGGGGAAGCAGGGGAAGAATAACTAATGCTCCATTCCCCATTCCCCATGCCCAATGCCCCGTGCCCAATTACAAATACCCGTGTTCTGCTAAGAATGCGGGTGTAATGCTATCTATACTAGTTTCATCAGTAGCTATGGTGTTTGGGTTGCCAGAATAAAGGAATTTTTCCACGTATTTGCCGAGAATATCCCCTTCTAGATTCACCAAACTCCCCGGAACCAAGTAGCGAAGATTTGTCTCGGCGTATGTGAGGGGAATTACAGCCACTTTGAATTGGGATAGTTCTGGGTCATAAGCTGCTACTGTGAGGCTGATGCCATTGACGGCAATGCTACCTTTGGAGACAATGTAACGTGCGATCGCATCAGATGCAATAAAGCTCATTTCCCAAGAACTAGCCGTTTGTTCTGCCACTAGCAATCGACCGATGCCATCTACATGACCCATCACAAAATGGCCGCCAACTTTGCCGCCTACCCTTAGCGACGCTTCCAAATTGACATATCTCTGTTGCGTTTGCTCGCCTCCCAAAGTCGTGCGGCGGAGAGTTTCTGGTGAAGCGGTGGCGATAAACCCGTCTTTTAAAACTTTTTCTACTGTCAAGCAAACACCATCTACTGCAACGCTGTCACCATAAGCCAAATCTTGCATAATTACTTCACCCGAATGGCTGACGCAAGTAATTTGCCAAGAATCGCCCCCTAAGGGTTCCATCTTTCCTAATGCTTGGATTAATCCTGTAAACACGGCTTTTTTGTCAAACTATCTCTATTTATTGCCTAAATTTGGCTGAAATCAATTGGTAATTGTCACATAAATCTCGAACATCCAAGTATATTTTCTGACTTTTTTTCGTATAGGGATATTAACACATTAGCATCCTTCACAAGGCATACTTGGGTAAGAAGGTTATTGTCTAAGAAGACCAATTTGACTTACTCTGGTTTTCACCACAAGTTCGGAGTTTAATAGAAGCAATTATAGAGAACGAATGCTTATGTTTATTACTGTCGCCAAACCGCCCAAAAAGGGGTACTATTTGTTACACAGCATCCAAGGTTCTCAAAGCATTGTAGAGGCCTAGCCAATGATTGAAATGAAAGTCGCTGGCATAGCATTAGATGCCATAACCCGCAGCCCGATCGTCCTTTTGAAAGATTCTTCAGATCGGCGGGCTTTGCCAATTTACATCGGTCAGGAACAGGCTAGGGCAATTATGGGTGCACTGGAGAATCAGAAGCCTCCCAGACCCTTAACCCACGATCTGATTGTGAATATTCTAGAGACTTGGAACATGACTCTAGAAAAGGTAATTATTCATTCCCTGCAAAAGGATACATTTTATGCAGCTTTAATTGTCCAGCAAGGCGAAGTCAAAAAGGAAATTGACGCGCGTCCTAGCGATGCGATCGCCATTGCCCTCCGTACAAATACTCCCATTTGGGTAATGGAAGAAGTAATTGCCGATGCTTCTATCCCTGTTGACCGTGATGCCGATGAAGCTGAACAGCAAGCCTTCCGTGAATTTATTTCCAATCTCCGTCCTGAAGATTTGATTAAGCGCTTTGGTAATGGCGACAGCTAGGAAAGTGCTGAGTGCTGAGTTCTGAGTGCTGAGAAAGAATAGAGAATCTAGAGAATAAAATAATTTCTTTATTCTTTCTCTGTTCATTTCATTTTTGTAGAGACACTATTAATCGTATTTCTACTCCGCACTCACTACTCAGGAATCAATTTATGCAATACCGACGCTTTGGGAAAACGAATCTGCGCCTCTCGGTTTTTTCTCTGGGAACAATGCGCTACTTGGCTGATTTTGAAAATGCTCACCAGACGATCGAACAAGCCTTAGCGCTAGGAATTAATCATTTAGAAACCGCCAGAGGTTACGGCAAAAGTGAGGAGTATCTTGGTAGGGCGCTAAAAGCTGGGTTGTCAGTACCCCGGACGAAGCTTCACATCACTACCAAAATTTCAGCCACAGCAGATGTTGACACCATGCGTCGGTGCATCGACGAATCTCTAGAACGATTACAGCTAGATTATTTAGATTGCTTAGGCGTTCATGGCTTGAATACTTGGCAACATTTGGAGTGGGTACAAGCCAAAAATGGCTGTATGCAAGCTGTGGAAGAAGCTGTTGCTGATGGTCGAGTGCGACACGTTGGTTTTTCTACCCACGGACCACTAGAGGTAATTCAGGCAGCAATCAATACAGATTTATTTGAATTTGTCAATCTGCATTATTACTATTTTTTTCAACGGCACGCAGCAGCGATTCAACTAGCTGCCGAAAAGGATATGGGCATTTTCATTATTTCCCCTGCTGACAAGGGAGGACGCCTGTACACGCCACCCCAAATCTTAAAAGACCTGTGTCAGCCGTATTCACCCCTAGAATTGAATTATCGATTTTTACTTGCTGATCACCGTATTACTACTTTGAGTATAGGGCCAGCAAACCCAGAAGAATTAAGGGAACCTTTGCAAGTTGCTGACCATGATGGAGAGTTAACATCGGCAGAAATTTCTGCTTTTTGGCGTTTAGAAAATCACCAAAAACTTGCTTTGGAAACTGATAATTGTAGCCAGTGTTATGCTTGTTTGCCCTGTCCAGAAAATATCAATATTCCAGAGATATTGCGATTACGAAATCTCGCAGTGGCATACGACATGAAAGATTACGGGCAATATCGTTACGGAATGTTTGAAAATGCCGGTCATTGGTTCCCTGGAATGAAAGGCAACCGCTGTACAGAATGCGGTGACTGTTTGCCTCGGTGTCCAGAAAAGTTAGATATTCCAGCCTTATTGTCAGATACTCACCAACAATTAAGTGGGAAAGCAGGTAGGAGATTGTGGGGTTGACACTCTCCGGTCTAAAGACTTACTGTGTAAACACGAGTCGTAAAACCTCATCCACATTGGCTTGAATCTGGTAGGGTGCGTTATGGACTTATATGTATAACGACGTATAACGCCCCCGTTCACCCGCCGCAAGCAACCTCTCGGACTCAACAAAGAGACTCTGTACGGTCGGTGTACAACGGGATTGTTAGACCGTACCTCAGCGATCGCTGCCAACTAACGCTCCTGTCTTCATTTTATCCAACTTGTTTGGGACGAACTTCAAATTCAGAACGCGCACGGAAGAAACGAACATCAAACTCAAAGAAGAAATTAGCTTGCCCCAAGATTAAAGGCACATTAGGTGTTTGTGTCCAAGCAAATGCAAGATTAATGGTGGGGAATGAACTGACTTGAGCATCAACAACGACTGCACGAGCTTCAAATCGAGCCAAGTTCCCAGCCAATAGAACTGAGAGAGTTTCATCCTCCCAAATTAAGCCCAGTTGTAAACCCAACTCATAGGGCAAAACATTAACGCTTGCACCTGTATCCAATAAACCTTCAGTGTTTAGAGATTGACCATCAAGACTGAGCATCAAAGGTAGGTATGGCATTTAATCAACCATGCCAAGGCTGCTATCAATGATTTTGTAGGGAAATTTTTGAGTGTCAACCATTCTTCTCTTGCTGCTTTGTCGCCAGAAGATTCATCAAGACATTAGCAGCCTCAGAACAATTGTACGGCGACCAGACTGGATACTCCCGGTTCGCAACAAAGAAGTTTGCATCTTCTTCTTTGACCAGTTCTGTGGCAAGGAACTGCATTAGCCGAAGCTTGTCAATTTTTGAAAGTTCCTGGATTTGTGACATGAGTTCAGCTAATGGCATTTGAGAATCTCCTCGTTTGAGGGCTGGTGAAAGGAAGCGATCGCCCTCTCATTTTAGCCTTGCGATCGCATCCACGGTTGCAGCTTAAAGTGCAATCTGGCTTCTGATTAGTACTGCCAGAAAGTAATAATGCTGGGTTTCCTGTTGTCAACCCAGCCTACGGCATAACACACCATACAAAACTAGTTTTTAGGTTTCAACTTCGGGGTTTTCAGCCAACATTCTGATAAAAATGTAAAATTTATAAAGATTAAATAGAGTCAGGAAGATCAAGCCAAAGCTGGGGTATCTCGCCAAAAAAAGATGAAAATTAAAAAAAAAGAAATATCCTACGTCAATCATTGACGGTTTTCCGCTACAGTG encodes:
- the hisA gene encoding 1-(5-phosphoribosyl)-5-[(5-phosphoribosylamino)methylideneamino]imidazole-4-carboxamide isomerase, with product MDVIPAIDLLEGHCVRLYQGDYDRSQVFSENPADVAKQWVDEGATRLHIVDLDGAKAGKVVNLRAIEAIAHAVSVPIEIGGGLRDRTSVQQVFNLGIQWAILGTIAVEQPQLVQELCQEFPEQIIIGIDARNGLVATRGWLETSEVLATQLAVQMQELGAAAIIYTDIHRDGTLTGPNLEALRELAAAISIPIIASGGVSSVTDLLSLLALEPQGVTGVIVGRALYTGDILLKEALRAIGPGRIQDIPPNLDFSTFA
- a CDS encoding DUF3593 domain-containing protein; its protein translation is MISKETLFALSLFPYLGFLWFISRSPQMPRLALYGFYGTLVFVAITIPAGIYAQLHYGESLANVDWLHGGAEVFLTLSNILLVLGFGQAVRQLQIKNEK
- a CDS encoding DUF2499 domain-containing protein, encoding MHVLSIPTWIIHVSSVIEWIVAIWLIWTYGELTNNRNWWGLSLAMLPALVSAMCACTWHYFDNAESLEWMVTLQATMTLVGNFTLWAAAYLIWRSTKSSNTVEPEPIKSEQ
- the csaB gene encoding polysaccharide pyruvyl transferase CsaB, with product MVKMRALLSGYYGKGNGGDEALLATLLQMLPSHVTPVVLSGNPEETRDRYNVETCDRMAPLAVLQALRSSDALIWGGGSLIQDVTSTISPFYYGGLMALAQKMGLKTVAWAQGIGPLLRPQTRWLARQTFGNCTKISVRDRASAALLSDWQIPCIIAPDPVWALESKPVPGLWDLPAPRVAVTLRSHPQLTETRLANLTRALVDFQKATQAFILLLPFQKSEDLSIAEAIQPHLKDVSKILCLEDPQLLKGVFRGVEMAIGMRLHSLIMAASVGCRCFALSYDPKVNRLMEDLEMPGWDLASLPDDPNLISLTWMEHYANGDPLSPEQIKSLVDRALIHRELLSQAFL
- a CDS encoding glycosyltransferase family 87 protein, producing MISFGFWNLLIITVVALVLKNNWRLDDEKVAWKNSLFLKSPVIQRLMQFFRQPIVSFLIQAGVVLVVTRFLCYTGWLVYLLNQPDPPLWDFKWFYVASKLAHQHLSPFNAEIFNRSFCILTNACGFIPPFVYPPNIIPLIWFVGYFSSSTAFSIWIGMHVLAIGLALWGANILLESKSLAFRTICTISVALIYGLVRDLQVGNIAIFVAVLILWMFIWAKKNQDIPAGICLGIAVCKPTLAALFILYFLLKRRFSLVFVSVVTGTALVFLGLALTGNSLTQFLPDASRGFSLWLNDPSNSPYLSISRIDLKVVGPRLFPNNPFFAKLFSDLIVLILVGLVGWYWYLQQSLTAWAKEIYLAELVLVSCLSIAINYSQQTGSVMLIPAVVFLLNDLLYQIRHCKFSRTRMSVWLAGVCCLAVQTAVIHGWLIGSLAKHWKVKAGELPYIIKVTIFALPSYAILAITVSILVLAISSLRQKPILKFQPLNRVSIYR
- the pgeF gene encoding peptidoglycan editing factor PgeF, whose protein sequence is MHTWHWRNWEGLPYLTCSILEHWHHGFFTQQFWPRSPQVITEVLQPEASVYRLKQVHGNTVLTPQEVESFLSSAEEDLASADGLMSEQPLQAVWVASADCTPVLIGDVKTGRVAALHAGWRGTAKKIVPQAIARLQSQGSKLDDLRIAMGPAIAGEVYQVSIEVAAEIGASIIPHESEEKIITVLYELPNSPLQEDPNPGKVRLDVRRVNTLQLENLGISAEQIAIAPYCTFQTPEHFFSYRREKEKKVQWSGIVSGKLTPDSKVEISESVFDAGS
- a CDS encoding biotin--[acetyl-CoA-carboxylase] ligase, encoding MGFNLQNLEAALQAGRQYTYLPFSLHFFESVSSTNQTLWDLLNQGAISGTVVIATQQSAGRGQWGRQWISPVGGLYVSVGISFDHKIEATDSYQLTFASAWGIASQLRQSGIDVGIKWPNDLVLNGRKLGGILTETKVNKGQITQAVIGVGINWTNPVPKTGINLESWQTSQDFRPISCLEMLTSIVLRGIESGMECLCQEGVSILLSRYLDLLTNMGDRVYVNNLSGTVVGVTSQGNLRVDLETDDTKELITPEIYIEPGTISLGYHKSSV
- a CDS encoding M23 family metallopeptidase, which produces MTQRNNSAPHRLHYLWQQGLTKKRFASTLPAQSLCWLSSVSLLGGGFVFAQTETQIDNIVPTVESSQPTAFTNPVKKQTVAPQAAPAQPEFSQRRARLKQRLRQPEVAQSKEPVRQSTPKIEAAEPVVIIRQSKPKVEASQVTPTRVRQEKPNTPARSLPEKLPEVAQPSNNSNNTVRATAGKTKDYNNAYIDPNSYDSGATGTYQAPNSVILTERSSGCRAILPSGQSVLGSVCAKVPQRSVADSNGKIAPNWLKRSQNAQLANVPPGRQVATTGNTSRWRAAQSGSSGVTKSGFRPNRFIPTPGEFSPTTVSATPIAPSGGTLPPPMADGNIAPRPSNVAYDFSLASVLPQIPYTGRVAYSGTGMMYPLSIPASITSVFGWRVHPITGNQRFHAGTDLGAPTGTPVLAAAAGQVETANWLGGYGLTVTLNHKSAQQTLYGHMSEIFVQPGQWVEPGTVIGRVGSTGNSTGPHLHFEVRHLSPNGWVAVDPGVQLQSGLSQLVLGLQTTQVSQKPGS
- a CDS encoding riboflavin synthase — protein: MFTGLIQALGKMEPLGGDSWQITCVSHSGEVIMQDLAYGDSVAVDGVCLTVEKVLKDGFIATASPETLRRTTLGGEQTQQRYVNLEASLRVGGKVGGHFVMGHVDGIGRLLVAEQTASSWEMSFIASDAIARYIVSKGSIAVNGISLTVAAYDPELSQFKVAVIPLTYAETNLRYLVPGSLVNLEGDILGKYVEKFLYSGNPNTIATDETSIDSITPAFLAEHGYL
- a CDS encoding bifunctional nuclease family protein; this translates as MIEMKVAGIALDAITRSPIVLLKDSSDRRALPIYIGQEQARAIMGALENQKPPRPLTHDLIVNILETWNMTLEKVIIHSLQKDTFYAALIVQQGEVKKEIDARPSDAIAIALRTNTPIWVMEEVIADASIPVDRDADEAEQQAFREFISNLRPEDLIKRFGNGDS